Genomic DNA from Enterococcus saccharolyticus subsp. saccharolyticus:
CATTTGTTTTAGGTTATACAATTTGGTCATATTATATCTTTAGAAAACGTATCAAACACACAGATGTAGCGGGGTACTAATCTTATGATGGACAAAGCGATTCTCGGTTTGCCCAATATCAGAAAAATTATGGGGATGCTTGCAGGGCTTTCAGCCTTGCAAGCCCTCTTTATAATTGGGCAAGCTTATACATTAGCAACAGTTATCACGAATTTATGGAGTGGCGAAAAAATCACCGATCAATATTTGATGATTGGTGCTTTTGCTGTGATTTATTTTGCACGCCATGGTGTGACTTTTTTACGTGATAAATTATTGGATCATTATTCAGCTGAACAAGCGAGTTATTTGCGTCAGCAGTTATTAGAAAAAATCTTCCGTGTTGGGCCCCAAATTGTCCAAAAACAAGGAACAGGAAATATGACTACCATGGCGTTAGACGGAATTGGTAAAGTTGAAAATTATATTCACTTGATTTTAGCAAAAATGATGAATATGACGATTATTCCTTGGCCAATTTTGGCAGTGGTGTTCTTTTTAGATATTGAATCGGGAGTTGTCTTGTTGTTGGTTTTCCCATTAATTATTATTTTTATGATTATTTTAGGATACGCCGCACAAGCCAAAGCCGATCGACAATACAAAGCTTTTCAAATTTTATCCAATCATTTTATCGATTCTTTGCGAGGAATTGATACATTGAAGATGTTTGGTTTGAGTAAAAAATATGGCAAAAGTATTTTTAAAACAAGTGAGCAATTCCGTAAGGCAACAATGAGTACCTTACGTATTGGGATTTTATCAACCTTTGCGTTAGATTTCTTTACGACGTTATCAGTGGCGATTGTGGCGGTATTGTTAGGGCTACGTTTAATTGAAGGTGGCATTTTATTGTTTCCAGCATTAACGGTTTTAATTTTATCACCAGAATATTTCTTACCAGTACGTGATTTTGCAAGTGACTATCATGCAACGTTAGATGGAAAAAATGCGATGACAGCTATTCGTGAAATTTTAGAAGAGCCTGAAATTGAAGGCGAACAAGTGCCTGTAGCAACGTGGTCAAAAGAAGCAACCTTAGCTTTAAAAGAGGTTAAAGTCGCTTACGATGAGCAAGAAGCATTGGCTGTCGATTACCAAGTCAAAGGGTTTAAAAAAGTCGGGATTATTGGGATGAGTGGTTCAGGTAAATCGACATTTATTAATACATTGAGTGGTTTCTTACAACCCTCTTCAGGTGAGATTACGTTGGATGGTCAATCAGTCAACAATTTTGCGCAACAAGATTGGCAAAAACAAATGATTTATATTCCTCAAAATCCATATGTCTTTCAAACGTCCTTGCGTGAAAATATTGCCTTTTATACCCCCGAAGCAACGGAAGCAGAAATTTTAGAAGCTGTCCATGTTGCTGGACTATCAGAGTTAGTGGCAGAATTACCAGAAGGCCTAGATACACAACTAGGAGGCGGTGCTCGTGCACTCAGCGGGGGACAAGCACAACGAATTGCGGTGGCGCGTGCCTTTTTAGATAAAGAACGTAAAATTCTGTTATTGGATGAACCAACCGCGCATTTAGATATCGAAACAGAAGTTGAATTAAAAGAGCGTATGTTGCCATTAATGGAAAACCGTTTAGTCTTTTTTGCCACACATCGTCTGCATTGGATGCATCAAATGGACGAAATTATGGTTATTGAAAAAGGCCAAGTGGTTGAAGTCGGCAGTTTTGCTGAATTAACAGCACGTAAAGGTCATTTTTATGCATTGACGCAACAAATGAGGAGGGAAGAACATGAATAATATTCCTCTATTGAAAGCTTTTAAAAAAGATACTTGGGTAAAACCTTTTTTGAAAAAATATCGCAAAGCATTGGTCTTGGCGCTCGTTTTAGGTTTTTTGACCTTCTTCTCAGCTGGGGCCTTAATGTTTAATTCGGGTTATTTGATTAGTCGTGCGGCTTCGCTACCGGAAAATATTTTAATGATTTATGTGCCAATTGTGTTTACCCGTGGTTTTGGTGTGAGTCGTCCCGTTTTCCGTTATGTCGAGCGTTTAGTGAGTCATAATTGGGTGTTACGCATGACATCTCAACTACGCTTGAAATTGTATACGACATTAGAAAAAGATGCGATTTTCTTTAAACGTAATTATCGGATGGGGGATATTTTGGGCTTATTAGCTGAAGATATTAATCATATCCAAAACTTATATTTACGGACGATTTTCCCGACCGTTATTGCGTGGATTCTATATGCGTTTTTAATTATTGGCTTAGGGTATTTTTCATGGTGGTTTGCGTTAGTCATGGCGTTGATGTTGTTTATTGTTACCTTCTTATTGCCATTGTGGTCAGTGTTAGTAAATGGCGCACGACAAGAGCAAGAAAAACAATTGAAAAATGCCTTGTATACGGATTTAACAGACAATGTTTTAGGAATTTCGGATTGGATTTTCAGCCAACGTGGTCAAGAATACGTACAGTTACACGAAGAATCGGAAGCTGGATTGCTCAAAGTGCAAGACAAATTACGTCGTTTTAATCGTCGTCGTAATTTACTATTACAAAGCGTGTTTGGCATCATTGTGGTGCTACTGATTTTTTGGACGAGTCAGCAATTTGTCGGAAATCATGGCGGAGCAGCTAACTGGATTGCCGCCTTTGTTTTATGTGTTTTTCCATTAGTTGATGCGTTTGCTGTTTTACCGGATGCTGCACAAGAAACGAATATTTACAAAGATTCGTTGGAACGTTTAAATGATTTGCCTGAAAAAGCGGACATCGAACCAGTCACAGCTTTAACTGGACCATTGGATATTGAGGTACAAGACGTGTCTTTCCGTTATGAAAAAGGTACGCGTCAAGTATTAGATCATTTGAATGTCACAATTCCTCAAGGGGAAAAAATTGCGATTTTAGGTCGCAGTGGTTCTGGAAAAAGCACATTAGCGACACTTATTCGTGGTGATTTAATTCCAAACAGTGGTCAGTTAACTTTAGCAGGTGTTGAAACCTATCGTTTAGGTGATACTATTTCCGATTATATTGGGGTCATTCAACAAGCGCCGTATTTATTCCATACAACTATTTTAAATAATTTACGGATTGGTAACGAACAAGCCAGTATTGAAGAAGTCTGGACGGTTCTTGAACGAGTAGGATTAAAAGAGCTCGTTGAAAAATTACCGGATGGATTAGATACGATGGTAGACGAAGCAGGTTTACGTTTCTCTGGTGGTGAACGTCATCGTATGGCTTTGGCACGTATCTTATTAAAAGACACACCGATTGTTTTACTGGATGAACCAACTGTTGGTTTAGATCCAATTACGGAACAAGCGTTAATTGATACATTCTTTGGGCAATTAGATGGAAAAACAGTCATTTGGATTACGCATCATTTACAAGGAATTGAGAAGATGCAACGCGTCATCTTTATTGAAGATGGGCACTTAGAAATGACTGGTTCGCCACAAGAACTAGCCAAAACGAATGTGCGCTATCAAAAATTAAAAGCCATTGATGATGGTAGATAAAAAGACACCCAGTCACAACTGACTGGGTGTTCTTTTTTATTTATACTCAGCGTATTTGAAAATAGTTGATGCACCAAAACTTGGGTAGTAAATACCAGTTAAGTGTTCATTAATCAATAACGCACGTGATTGTTGATACAATGGCACGATAGCAGAATCTTTTTCGACTAGAATTTTTTCAGCTTCAATCATGGCATCCCAACGTACGTTTAAGTCATTGGCATAATCATTTTCAATCTTATCCAATAAGTCGTTATATTCTTTACTGTCATAGTTGGTATTGTTTGGTGAACGTAAGCTTGCTAGGTAAGTCATTGGATTTTGATAGTCCGGTCCCCAACGTCCAGTTAAAAATCCAGCGAGCCGTCCCAGACGATTGCCACAGTTGTTTCTCTTGTTCCGTAGTCGGGCGTAACCTTACTTTCTTGGCTCGTATCATCTTTCATCAACTCCTGAATCTTCTTCTTCGCTTTATTCGCTCATTTTCCTTCAATATCTTGAATAGTATCAAATTGGTAGCCTCATGCAATCATGTAGGTTTTTACATTCTCAATCTGATGTTCTAAGTCATCTTTTTGTTTGAATTTACTCTATAATAGCCAATAGTGATTCATTTTGGTTTCTTTCTTCCAGCGATTCCTAAAAATTGATTTCGTTGTTCTTCAGAATAATAACGAGTACCACTTTGTGAAACATAGGCCGGTTGCAATTCCCCTTTTTATCCTAGTCTCTTAAGGTTTGTGTCGTTACGCCTAACGGTTTTACAAATTCTCCTATTGATAATATAAACTATATATTTATAGATGTTTGTTAACTATTATAGTCCCTCCTACCTAAAAGATAACTAAGAGTATAACATATATTTATTAAATTGACAGAAAATTTTGTCAATTTAATAAATTTTTTTCGTCACATCTCTTTGTTATCTATTTAAATAAAGTCCTTTATTTTTGGATAAATGATAGTATAGTGAATAGAAAGGAGTGATGAAGATGTTTGAATTATTCATTTTAATGATGGAACGTGTGGGATTAATCATTTTATTAGCTTTTTTGTTAGTAAATGTTACATATTTTAAAAGAACATTATTGAGCAGAGAAACAATTCCTTCGAAAATTCGTTTAGTTGTTATTTTTGGCTTATTTGCGATTATTTCTAATTTTACTGGGATTGAGATTACAGACAACCAAATTATTCCTAGTCACGTCTTAACGTATTTGAGCAGTGACGCTTCGATTGCCAATACACGGACATTGGTCATCAGTGTTTCTGGCTTAATTGGCGGTCCATTTGTTGGGGGGATGGTCGGTTTAATTGCGGGGATTCATCGAGTGATTCAAGGTGCGGGTACAGGGATTTTTTATATCCCCGCGTCATTGGTTGTGGGGATAGTATCAGGAATTTTAGGAAAACGCCTTGCGAAAGATTATCAATTTCCTAAAGCGACTCAAGCCGCAATGGTCGGTATTGTTATGGAAGTTATTCAAATGTTGTTTATTTTATTTTTCAGTGGCAGTTTAAAAGACGGCGTGATGTTAGTCCGTTTCATTGCTTTGCCAATGATTTTGTTAAATAGTGTGGGTACATTCATTTTCTTATCGATTTTAACGACGACATTAAAACAAGAAGAACAAGCAAAGGCTGTACAAACACATGATGTCTTAGAATTAGCCGCCGAAACCTTACCTTATTTTCGGGAAGGTTTAAATGAACATTCTTGTCAAAAAGTCGCACGAATTATTCAACATTATACAAAAGTGAGTGCGATTAGTATGACCGATAACCATCAAATATTGGCACATGTAGGCGCAGGGGATGACCATCATATTCCAGAATTAGAAGTAATTACGGAATTATCAAAAGAAGTCTTGCGAACCGGACAAATGACGATTGCCCATTCTAAAACAGAAGTCGGTTGCTCACATCCAGATTGTCCGCTACAAGCTGCGATTGTGATTCCCTTATTGTCACATCAGAAAATTGTCGGTACGCTGAAAATGTATTTTACAGATCCAACCCACCTAACACATGTCGAAGAGCAATTAGCGGAGGGGTTAGGTACAATTTTTTCTTCCCAAATTGAATTAGGTGAAGCTGAATTACAATCGAAATTACTAAAAGAAGCGGAAATCAAAAGTTTACAAGCGCAAGTGAATCCTCACTTTTTCTTTAATGCCATCAATACGATTTCTGCGTTAATGCGAAAAGATAGTGAAAATGCGCGCCGTTTATTGCTGCAATTAAGCACATATTTTCGAGGGAATTTACAAGGCGCCGTGCAAACAACGATTCCTTTAGAGCAAGAACTCGACCAAGTTCGTGCCTATTTGTCCTTAGAACAAGCCCGTTTCCCTGATCGTTACCAAGTTGATTTTGATATTGAAGCGGGGACAGAAGGCTATTATGTCCCACCCTATGCGATTCAAGTTCTTGTCGAAAATACGATTCGACATGCGTTTGGTAATCGTAAAACCAACAATCACGTCAAAGTCGTGGTTCGAAAAATTGAAAGAAACTTGATTATGGATGTTTGGGATAATGGTATTGGTATTCCGGAAGATCGCCGCGTATTATTAGGAAGAGAACCAGTTAAATCCGAAAAAGGAACGGGTACGGCATTGGAAAATTTGTCTCGTCGGATTGAAAATCTCTACGGAGGCGACGGCAAATTTCAAATTGAAAATCGTCCAACTGGAGGCAGTCATGCCCGTCTAGCAATTCCAATTAGAGACCCGAGGTGAGAATAATGCATGTATTAATTGTCGATGATGAACCGTTAGCACGTGAAGAATTAAGTTATTTGGTGTTGCAACATCCGAAAATTACGTCAACAGCCGAAGCAGAATCGGTTGAAGAAGCGATGGAAGAAATGATGGATCAAAAACCGGATATTGTTTTTTTAGACATTCATTTAACGGATGAAAGTGGGTTTGATTTAGCAGAAAAATTGACGCATTTGAAAAAAGCACCCTATTTAATTTTTGCGACGGCTTATGATGCGTATGCTTTACAAGCTTTTCAAGTCAACGCGAAAGACTATTTGTTAAAACCCTTTGAAGAAAAGAAAATTCATCAAGCGTTAGATAAAGCTATCAAAGAGTTAACACCACAACAACTAGCGCCGAAACCTAAATTTGAAGCAATTCCGATTCAAGGGGACGACCGCATTTATTTGGTAGCACCCGAAGATATTTATCTTGTTTCGGTCGAAGAACGTCAATTAAATATTGAAACCAAAGACCAAACGTATCATATGACAGGAACGCTAAATAAAATTGAGCAAAAACTACCGTCAGAATTATTTTTAAAAACCCATCGTAGCTTTATCTTAAACCGTACAAAAATTCAAGAAATTCAACCATGGTTTAATCATACGTTGCAAGTGATTTTAGAAAATGGTTCTAGAGTCCCCGTTAGTCGCTCGTATGTAAAAACATTTAGAGCACAAGTTGGGTTAGAATAAGGAAAAAGCAGGTCGACAAGCGCGGCCTGTTTTTTCGTGCAACTAATGTCACGAATGGTGCATTTCATGTCGTGATTGGTGTAACTCGTGAAATTATTCTCACAAAAATTCGTTTTCATTCTATACTCATGATGTAGAAAACAAGAGGAGATGGGACTTATGGAAAAGAAAGTATATTCATTTTTACAACAAGCATTTATTTTTGCATTAATTATGTTAATAGCCAATGGTTTAACCAAGGTGATGCCAATCCCCGTTCCCGCATCGGTCATCGGCATGATTTTATTATTCGTCGGGTTATGTACGAAAATTATTAAGTTAGAACAAGTCGAGGAATTAAGTAATGCGCTATCGCGTGTGATTACCTTCTTGTTCGTGCCATCAGGTATTTCATTAATTAACTCTTTAGACATTATGCAACAATACGGATTTCAAATTCTCTTTGTCATTCTGATCGCAACCTTAGCATTATTAGCTTCAACCGGTTGGACAGGCGCTTTCTTGCTGCATATTAAAGACAATCGAGCAACTGAAAAAGAAGCAAAACATTTACCTGCAGAACATAAAGGGGGCGTATCATTATGAGTCCATATGTTGGTATTATCATTTCATTTGTTGTGTTTGGGATTGGTAATTGGGCATTTAAAAAAAGCAAGGGCTTCTTCTTATTCACCCCGTTATTTGTCGCAATGATTTTAGGTGTATTCGTGTTAAAAGTCACTGATATTAGTTACGAACAATATAATGAAGGTGGCAAGTTTATTAGTTTCTTTTTAGAGCCTGCAACAGTTGCTTTTGCGATTCCACTGTACAAAAAAAGAGAGGTATTGAAGAAATACTGGCTTGAAATTCTGACAGCATTAACAATCGGCTCTTTTGGTTCATTAGTTGCGGTTGTTCTAGCTGGTAAATTGATCCAAATGAATCCAAGTATTATTGCTTCGATTTTGCCACAAGCAGCAACAACTGCTATTGCCGTACCGATTTCCGAATCTGTTGGTGGTGTGGCTTCAATCACCGCTTTTACTGTTATTTTCAATGGTGTTTTAACATACGCTTTAGGGCGCATGGCATTAAAATGGTTCCATATTACCCATCCTGTGGCTAAAGGATTAGCTTTAGGTGCTGCTGGGCATGCGCTTGGTGTAGCAGTTGGTTTAGAAATGGGTGAAACGGAAGCAGCGATGGCAAGTATTTCAGTAGTGGTCGTAGGGGTCATTACGGTAGTCGTTGTTCCTGTGTTTGCGACGTTGATTGGGATTTAACATAAAAATGACGTACTGAGCATTATTTTTCGCTCAGTACGTCATTTTTTATTTGTCGTTTTCTTTCACGTACGCCATTCTGAACATGAAGCCAGCTAAAAAAACAGCTGATCCCAACATAATTAGCATTTGTACTTGGTCATCAAATGGATGAAATATAGTGACTACAATTAAAAATAGTAACAAGAAAGAAAGGACTAGACGAATCATAGATACCAGCCACGATAGCCCATTGAAATTTTTTCTACTTTTACTAACGTTTTGCCTGCATAAGTAGAAGGGGGATAGTTTTTAAAGTCATATGATACAAACGATACGTAAGTTTCTGCGTTGTCTGTAGAGCTCACTTCTTCCGCATGCGCAACTTGAGTTCCACTAGCGATGCTGAATAATAATGCCGCTAAAATCAGTTTTTTCATTTTTTTCAATTCCTTCTATAATTTGGGCTGATTATACTACAAATTGAGTGGAAAAATACAAAAATGTCGTAAACGTCGCATATTTTGTCCTGAACGTCGTTTTTAGCTTAAAATTTTAGGGTGTGGGCTTGCCGAAAGTGTTAATTTTTGTGTGAACAAATGATTGTCAATGATTGTTTCTAACAAAAGATTCGGCACTTGCTGAACCAAAGTATCAACTGTGTTTAAACCAATCCCACGATGATTGCCTTTGGTAGAAAACCCATTTATTCTCAGTTGGTGTAACGGTTCAATATTCATTCGAGCCGTATTTTGAATAATGAATACATAGTCTTGGTTAAGTGAGAAAATCGCAATTTCTAATGTTCCTTGTTTTAATATACTAAGTTCTTCAATGGCATTATCTAATAAAATTCCTAAAATTCGCACCAAAATGACTGGATCAATCGATGTAGGGAGTTGAATCAATTCATTGATCTCCAATTGTACAGAAATATTTTTTTCTTGCGCCAACAATAATTTTGTTGTAAAAATGCTACGAATGGCAGGATCTTCAATTCGTTGTAAATCATTGATTTTCGTAAAATGTTCGGAAAAAATAGCACGAGTTGGTTGAATATGCTGATGATAATAGTCTCTTAATTCAGTCATCTGATCGAGTTCCATATAACTTTCCATGGAGGATAAAATATTAATATAGTCGTGCCGAAATTTTCGAATTTCTTGGTATTGCTTGTTTAATTCGATGGTGTAGAGTTGCATAGATTGATACTCAATTTCCTTTTTTTGAGTTTCTAATGCCACATTTTGATGTTGTTTTAACATGATAACACTGATAACACCAATAAAGATGAGTATCACTAGGAAGATATAAAAAATTTTCAACAGCGTATCGAATTTAGAATCGATAGGAAGTGATTGAATATAAACATTTAATTTATACATTTGATAAAGAAAAACAATGGTGAATAAGACATACCCACTGAGTGAGAGCCATACGTCCATTAGTTTTGAAAGTAAATATCGTCGAATAATAAAAGCGCACAAACAATTAATTGCTAATAAGGCGCAAAACCATAAAAACATCCATAAATTATTTTCACTTAAAATAATTTTAATCATGAGTGTAGGAAATAAACATTCCAGCCCATACTTTAAAAGAAATGCGATTGAAAAATGGAGTAAGATTTTACCAATAGATTGTGTCGGGTTATTCATATAAGAGAGAGAAAATAGAAGAACGAATAACACAATTATCTCCACTTGTGAGATATAAATACTCAAATTATATGTAATAATTAAAATAATACCAGCTAGAAACAAGTTATATTTTTTTAAAATCGGCAGTCTATCCAAAATAAGAAAGTTACAAAAAGTTTGAATCACACTTGAAGCGACTAATAAGTAAAACATTGATTGTACCTCCAATCGAAACGTAGTTGCTACGAAATTATAGCATGATTTTTTGTCAGTTAATATATCCAGCAACAACAAAAACATGATTCAGAGTAATCAGAATCATGTTTTTTAGCTTTAAAGAAAAACGTTGGATTATTTTTCCGCAAATGTCCGATTGAGCTGACTTAATTTACGAACAGATGCCCAACATGTCTCCCCATTTTTAAATGTTAGACAACGATTTTTAGTATCAATTTGGATAATATTTTTTTGATTCGCAACAAACGATTTGTGAACCCGTAAAAAATCAGGAGATAATTTTTCAATATCGGTAATTTTTCCATAAAATTCAATGAAACTATTTGTAAGATGTAAAATTAGTTTATGCGAAGCAGGCGCTGTTTCAATAAACATAATCTCTTTTAATAGAAATAACCGAATTTGATTGCCGACACGTAAACGAATGTGGGTATTATCTTCTTTATGCTCAGATAAGTAATGCTTTTTGGCTTGAATGAGCGCTTCTTTTACTCGTACTGCTAATTCTGTAGGATCGTCTTTGATAATATAATCCATTGCTTCTACTTTATATTTAAAGGTTAATGGTGCCAGTTCACTGTGAGTAGTAATAAAAATAATCTTACTATAAATACACAAGTCACGAATTTTAGCCCCTAATTGAATACCGTTTAATGTATGATTCAAATCAATATCCAAAAAGAAAATACTTTTTGATTGTGGATGGCGTTGGAGATGCGCGAGTATTTCGTTAGGATTGGCAGTACTCAAAACGATTTGCATCTCTAAATCTTCCATTAAAAGAAAGTTTTGAATAATCGTTTCCAATTTTGTGCGTTGGATTAAATTGTCTTCGCAAATAAAAATATTAATCATTTTCTCCCCCAGAGATTGTTTTTAGTAAGCGTTGGATACTACCTTTAGTATAGCAGTGAATGTCCTTGTATAGGGAACAGAATAGTAGTTGTAAAAAGAGAACTTAAAATAAAGTAGCAGGATTTCCTATAGAACATTCCGTCACTTCAGATTACTGTTATCAAATAGTAAAAAATCGAGCATAATCATTTGTGTAACTATGTATAAAGTGTTTAGAGTTCTTCTTTCAATAGAAAGTAATTTACCGAATTATATCATGATTTATGTGTTACAAAGGGAACAAATGACATTTTTATATCAAATCATTCATTTATTTTGAAGGATACAGGCAATTTTTTTTTATAAAAAAACAAAAACACGACGTTCAGGCATGAATTTACGACGTTTGGGGTACTTTTGGTTATAAAGCATAGAAATTTGTTAGAATAATGCTGTATAGAATCAAAAGCTACTTGAGAAGACAGAGAACAGGATGTCTTCTCAAGTAGTTTTTTGTTAAAGTAGTGCGTAGGGCTTTTTTAGATGACGCATGCGTCCTTGAATGTAGCAAAAAACACTTATCACTTGTAAGTGATAAGTGTCTCTGATTAATAACTACGTAGTAATAGTTGCGTTGTGAGTAATTGTAGCATCTCTTTTGCTTCACCCTCAGGCAACGTAGCAATGTCTGCTAAAGCTTTTTGTGTGTAACGACGGGCGATGTCTTTTGCCATCTCAACACCGTTGTATTTCACCACTAAATCGGCAACTTCTTGTGATTCTTGTGGCGTAATTTTGTCTTCTTTCTCTAAATAAGGGAAGAAAATATCTGGTTGTTCCGCTTTTGCTAAAAGCAACGGCAACGTGTATACGCCTTGTGCCAAATCTTCTAAAATCGGTTTTTTTAAGGTTTCTTCGTCTGCAGTATAGTCTAAAATATCGTCATATACTTGAAAAGCAATCCCGATATTTCGTCCAATTCTGCCGGCAACACGTTGGACGTGCGGTGCTGTATGTCCAAAATGTGCGCCTTGTGCACAAGCCAACCAAAATAATTCCGCTGTTTTGCCATTTACGCTGCGTAAATAATCACGAAAGGTTTCATTTTTATTGTAACGTGTGTGCATTTGATCGAGCTCGCCTAACAATAAACGGTGCATCGAACGAGCATTAATCGCTAAAAATTTCGAGCCGTTCATTGCTTCAATAGTAAGTTTGAAGAACTCTGTAAATAGTAAGTCGCCGGTGTAAACGGCAATATCTTTACCATAGCGCGATTGGACAGTTTGTGTCCCTCTGCGCAATGGAGAATCATCAATGATGTCGTCATGAATCAATGTTGCCATGTGAAGTATTTCAAGAGACGCTGCAATCTTGATTAATTGCTCTTCGTCTTGTTTTTCAGGGTCTCCTAAGGAAGCGAATAACAAAAAGAAAGCTGGGCGCAAAAATTTTCCGCCAGCTTGTGAAAAATCAATCAGTGTTTCTTGGATATCTTTATTGCGAACTCTCATTTGTTTCTCAATTAGTGAGCAAACGATTTGGAGTTTGTTTTGAATAGTGGGATAATCGTTCCAGTAAGATAGCATGTTTATAACCCTTTCAATGTTAGATAGTAGTTCTATTTTAACTTATTTTCGTTCAAAAAGGCAATGTAATGCTGTCCAAATTTAGAAAGGAGTGTCCGATGTCACTATCTGTTTTTTTAGAGCTTGTTGAGATCAAGGCGAAAACTGCAAGTGTCTTACCATTTTTGATTGGACTTTGTTATAGTTGGTATCATTATGGTACACTGCATCTTGGTTATGTCCTGATTTATTTTGTTGCAATGTTTATTTTTAATATGGCAGTTGACATTTTAGATAATTATAATGACTATCACCATGCAACAGAAGGACATGATTACAAACAAAAGACCAATATTATCGGGCGTGAGAATTTATCGTTACGCTTTGTATTTTGGATGATGACAAGCATGATTGTTGTATCGGCAATTTTAGGAATTGCACTTGCATCAGTCGTTGGTTGGCCATTATTGTGGATGGGATTGTATTGCTATTTAGTCGGCATTTTTTATTCTTCTGGTCCGAGACCGTTATCGAGTCTACCGCTGGGTGAATTTTTCTCTGGTTCGACGATGGGCATCATGATTTCATTTATTTGTGTGTATCTGAATACTTTCGAAACATTTCAGTGGAATTTTTCTGAAATATTCAGTATCTTTATAATTGCGTTGCCGAATACTCTGTGGATTGCAAACCTGATGCTTGCAAACAATA
This window encodes:
- the cydC gene encoding thiol reductant ABC exporter subunit CydC, whose translation is MNNIPLLKAFKKDTWVKPFLKKYRKALVLALVLGFLTFFSAGALMFNSGYLISRAASLPENILMIYVPIVFTRGFGVSRPVFRYVERLVSHNWVLRMTSQLRLKLYTTLEKDAIFFKRNYRMGDILGLLAEDINHIQNLYLRTIFPTVIAWILYAFLIIGLGYFSWWFALVMALMLFIVTFLLPLWSVLVNGARQEQEKQLKNALYTDLTDNVLGISDWIFSQRGQEYVQLHEESEAGLLKVQDKLRRFNRRRNLLLQSVFGIIVVLLIFWTSQQFVGNHGGAANWIAAFVLCVFPLVDAFAVLPDAAQETNIYKDSLERLNDLPEKADIEPVTALTGPLDIEVQDVSFRYEKGTRQVLDHLNVTIPQGEKIAILGRSGSGKSTLATLIRGDLIPNSGQLTLAGVETYRLGDTISDYIGVIQQAPYLFHTTILNNLRIGNEQASIEEVWTVLERVGLKELVEKLPDGLDTMVDEAGLRFSGGERHRMALARILLKDTPIVLLDEPTVGLDPITEQALIDTFFGQLDGKTVIWITHHLQGIEKMQRVIFIEDGHLEMTGSPQELAKTNVRYQKLKAIDDGR
- a CDS encoding LytR/AlgR family response regulator transcription factor, with the translated sequence MHVLIVDDEPLAREELSYLVLQHPKITSTAEAESVEEAMEEMMDQKPDIVFLDIHLTDESGFDLAEKLTHLKKAPYLIFATAYDAYALQAFQVNAKDYLLKPFEEKKIHQALDKAIKELTPQQLAPKPKFEAIPIQGDDRIYLVAPEDIYLVSVEERQLNIETKDQTYHMTGTLNKIEQKLPSELFLKTHRSFILNRTKIQEIQPWFNHTLQVILENGSRVPVSRSYVKTFRAQVGLE
- the cydD gene encoding thiol reductant ABC exporter subunit CydD; the protein is MMDKAILGLPNIRKIMGMLAGLSALQALFIIGQAYTLATVITNLWSGEKITDQYLMIGAFAVIYFARHGVTFLRDKLLDHYSAEQASYLRQQLLEKIFRVGPQIVQKQGTGNMTTMALDGIGKVENYIHLILAKMMNMTIIPWPILAVVFFLDIESGVVLLLVFPLIIIFMIILGYAAQAKADRQYKAFQILSNHFIDSLRGIDTLKMFGLSKKYGKSIFKTSEQFRKATMSTLRIGILSTFALDFFTTLSVAIVAVLLGLRLIEGGILLFPALTVLILSPEYFLPVRDFASDYHATLDGKNAMTAIREILEEPEIEGEQVPVATWSKEATLALKEVKVAYDEQEALAVDYQVKGFKKVGIIGMSGSGKSTFINTLSGFLQPSSGEITLDGQSVNNFAQQDWQKQMIYIPQNPYVFQTSLRENIAFYTPEATEAEILEAVHVAGLSELVAELPEGLDTQLGGGARALSGGQAQRIAVARAFLDKERKILLLDEPTAHLDIETEVELKERMLPLMENRLVFFATHRLHWMHQMDEIMVIEKGQVVEVGSFAELTARKGHFYALTQQMRREEHE
- a CDS encoding sensor histidine kinase; the encoded protein is MFELFILMMERVGLIILLAFLLVNVTYFKRTLLSRETIPSKIRLVVIFGLFAIISNFTGIEITDNQIIPSHVLTYLSSDASIANTRTLVISVSGLIGGPFVGGMVGLIAGIHRVIQGAGTGIFYIPASLVVGIVSGILGKRLAKDYQFPKATQAAMVGIVMEVIQMLFILFFSGSLKDGVMLVRFIALPMILLNSVGTFIFLSILTTTLKQEEQAKAVQTHDVLELAAETLPYFREGLNEHSCQKVARIIQHYTKVSAISMTDNHQILAHVGAGDDHHIPELEVITELSKEVLRTGQMTIAHSKTEVGCSHPDCPLQAAIVIPLLSHQKIVGTLKMYFTDPTHLTHVEEQLAEGLGTIFSSQIELGEAELQSKLLKEAEIKSLQAQVNPHFFFNAINTISALMRKDSENARRLLLQLSTYFRGNLQGAVQTTIPLEQELDQVRAYLSLEQARFPDRYQVDFDIEAGTEGYYVPPYAIQVLVENTIRHAFGNRKTNNHVKVVVRKIERNLIMDVWDNGIGIPEDRRVLLGREPVKSEKGTGTALENLSRRIENLYGGDGKFQIENRPTGGSHARLAIPIRDPR
- a CDS encoding helix-turn-helix domain-containing protein, which codes for MIRAKKVRLRPTTEQEKQLWQSSGTARWIFNWTLGTGLSKSNDLPSKLTFTKQYQL
- the lrgA gene encoding antiholin-like murein hydrolase modulator LrgA; the protein is MEKKVYSFLQQAFIFALIMLIANGLTKVMPIPVPASVIGMILLFVGLCTKIIKLEQVEELSNALSRVITFLFVPSGISLINSLDIMQQYGFQILFVILIATLALLASTGWTGAFLLHIKDNRATEKEAKHLPAEHKGGVSL